A single window of Methanothermobacter marburgensis str. Marburg DNA harbors:
- the trxB gene encoding thioredoxin-disulfide reductase has translation MTDYDIIVIGAGPAGLTAGIYGGRQGSRVLMLDKGPAGGLGLEVPMMENYPGFEMIAGMSLVTKMKKQATKVAELREMEEVKEIEKDDVFTVRTSRDTYTASALIFATGSRHRQLGVPGENELLGRGVCYCATCDGPLYRGRKVLMVGGGNSAAQEAVFLKNIGCDVSIVHRRDELRADRYLQEKLKEMNIPVIWNSVVTEIRGDDRVEEVMIHNRVTGEDEALKVDGIFISIGEEPLNQLAVELGVEVDDGGYIITDKRQRTNIPLVYAAGDITGGLNQWVTACAEGAIAATYAYSEIQRL, from the coding sequence ATGACTGATTACGACATAATAGTTATAGGGGCTGGCCCCGCAGGACTAACAGCAGGTATCTACGGTGGAAGGCAGGGAAGTCGTGTTCTCATGCTGGATAAGGGCCCTGCAGGTGGACTGGGCCTTGAGGTCCCCATGATGGAGAATTACCCTGGATTTGAAATGATAGCCGGGATGAGCCTTGTCACCAAAATGAAGAAACAGGCCACGAAGGTGGCTGAGCTCAGGGAAATGGAGGAAGTGAAGGAGATAGAGAAGGATGACGTGTTCACAGTCAGGACCTCAAGGGACACCTACACGGCCTCCGCACTGATCTTTGCAACAGGAAGCAGGCACAGGCAGCTGGGTGTGCCAGGCGAGAACGAACTCCTTGGAAGGGGTGTGTGTTACTGTGCAACCTGTGACGGCCCACTCTACAGGGGCAGGAAGGTCCTCATGGTTGGTGGAGGAAACAGCGCAGCCCAGGAGGCAGTGTTCCTCAAAAACATAGGGTGTGACGTCAGCATAGTCCACAGGAGGGATGAACTGAGGGCCGACAGGTACCTTCAGGAAAAGCTGAAGGAAATGAACATCCCTGTGATATGGAACTCTGTTGTAACCGAGATAAGGGGTGATGATAGGGTTGAGGAGGTCATGATACACAACCGTGTAACAGGTGAGGATGAGGCCCTGAAGGTTGATGGGATATTCATATCCATAGGTGAAGAGCCCCTCAATCAGCTCGCAGTTGAACTGGGTGTTGAGGTGGATGATGGCGGCTACATCATAACAGATAAAAGGCAGAGGACAAACATCCCCCTTGTATACGCGGCGGGGGATATCACCGGGGGCCTGAACCAGTGGGTAACAGCATGTGCAGAGGGGGCAATTGCAGCAACCTATGCCTACAGTGAAATACAGAGACTCTGA
- the guaA gene encoding glutamine-hydrolyzing GMP synthase yields the protein MLNPSDFIQKAVEEIRNTVGDEKAIIALSGGVDSSVASVLAGKAIGDNLTAVFVDHGLLREGEAEYVKKTFSDRLNFRYIDASDEFLGELEGVTDPEEKRKIIGRVFIEVFERVAEEIGARYLVQGTIAPDWIESEGKIKSHHNVALPHGLVLEIVEPIRELYKDEVREIGLELGLPREMIQRQPFPGPGLAVRIVGEITREKIEICRRANAIVEEEVLESGLHESLWQYFAVLTDTMVTGVKGDVRDFGYLVVIRMVESLDAMTASVPELPWDLVKRISKRITSEIPEVTHVALSVSDKPPSTIEFA from the coding sequence ATGCTGAATCCATCTGATTTTATCCAGAAAGCTGTGGAAGAGATAAGAAATACCGTGGGTGATGAAAAGGCAATAATAGCACTCTCAGGAGGAGTTGACAGTTCAGTGGCCTCTGTACTTGCAGGTAAGGCCATAGGTGATAACCTGACAGCGGTCTTCGTTGACCATGGACTCCTCAGGGAGGGCGAGGCAGAATACGTGAAGAAAACCTTCAGTGATAGGCTTAACTTCCGATACATTGATGCATCAGACGAGTTCCTGGGGGAACTTGAGGGTGTGACGGACCCTGAGGAGAAACGCAAGATAATCGGGAGGGTCTTCATTGAGGTCTTTGAACGCGTTGCAGAGGAGATAGGCGCGAGGTACCTGGTGCAGGGTACCATAGCCCCCGACTGGATCGAGAGTGAGGGTAAGATAAAATCCCACCACAACGTTGCACTCCCCCATGGACTGGTGCTTGAGATAGTGGAACCAATAAGGGAACTGTACAAGGATGAGGTGCGGGAAATTGGCCTTGAACTCGGCCTTCCCCGTGAGATGATCCAGAGGCAGCCATTCCCTGGTCCTGGACTTGCGGTGAGGATCGTGGGTGAGATAACCAGGGAGAAAATAGAGATATGCAGGAGGGCCAACGCCATCGTGGAGGAGGAGGTCCTTGAAAGCGGACTCCATGAGAGCCTCTGGCAGTACTTTGCTGTGCTCACAGACACCATGGTGACCGGTGTTAAGGGTGATGTGAGGGACTTCGGCTACCTCGTGGTCATAAGGATGGTTGAATCCCTTGATGCAATGACCGCCAGTGTCCCTGAACTCCCCTGGGACCTTGTGAAGAGGATATCAAAGCGTATAACCTCCGAGATACCTGAGGTTACACATGTGGCGCTTTCTGTGAGCGATAAGCCGCCAAGCACCATTGAATTTGCCTGA
- a CDS encoding tetratricopeptide repeat protein — protein sequence MNPLKKIKDWIAEGKAGWHLAGGRSSLKQGKYKEALKEFRKALKARPNNPEILHYNAITLLKLKRPEKALECYEKILKNNPKLAEAWNNKGLVLKELGRYDEALECYEKALKINPKYAGAWNNKALVLKELGRYDEALECYEKALQINPKLADAWYNKGSVLIYLKKYKKALKCFEKAIELNPKNYRAWGTKGITLHNLKIYEEALKCYDKVLQLNPQDDKAWNNKGLVFNELGRYDESLECYEKALQINPKLAEAWNNKGVVLSELGRYEEALECYEKALEIDPEDDKTWNNKGLVLEELGKYEDALECFQKALEINPEFADAWKWKGIILEDLKEPEESLKCYKKALKLNPQNKTLWYMQGKTLQKLGKHKEALKCYEKSLKIDPEYKKAKKALKELTIQKNQP from the coding sequence ATGAACCCCCTTAAGAAAATAAAGGATTGGATAGCCGAGGGAAAGGCTGGATGGCACCTTGCTGGGGGCCGATCAAGCCTAAAACAGGGAAAATACAAAGAAGCCCTCAAAGAATTCAGGAAAGCCCTCAAAGCAAGACCAAACAACCCAGAAATCCTCCACTACAATGCAATAACACTACTAAAACTCAAAAGACCAGAGAAAGCCTTAGAATGCTATGAAAAAATCCTCAAAAACAATCCAAAACTTGCAGAAGCATGGAACAACAAAGGACTAGTCCTCAAAGAACTTGGGAGATATGATGAGGCACTAGAATGCTATGAAAAAGCACTAAAAATAAATCCAAAGTATGCAGGAGCATGGAACAATAAAGCACTAGTCCTCAAAGAACTTGGGAGATATGATGAGGCACTAGAATGCTATGAAAAAGCATTACAGATAAACCCCAAACTTGCAGATGCATGGTACAATAAAGGCTCCGTTCTAATTTACCTTAAAAAATACAAAAAGGCACTAAAATGTTTCGAAAAAGCCATAGAGCTAAATCCAAAAAATTATAGAGCTTGGGGAACTAAAGGAATAACATTACATAACCTTAAGATATATGAAGAAGCATTAAAATGTTATGACAAAGTTCTCCAATTAAATCCACAAGATGATAAAGCTTGGAACAACAAAGGACTAGTTTTCAATGAACTTGGGAGATATGATGAGTCACTAGAATGCTATGAAAAAGCATTACAGATAAACCCCAAACTTGCAGAAGCATGGAACAATAAAGGAGTAGTCCTCAGTGAACTTGGGAGATATGAGGAGGCACTGGAATGCTATGAAAAAGCCCTGGAAATAGATCCAGAAGACGACAAAACATGGAACAACAAAGGACTAGTCCTCGAAGAACTTGGAAAATATGAGGATGCGCTGGAATGCTTTCAAAAAGCCCTTGAAATAAACCCAGAATTCGCTGATGCATGGAAATGGAAAGGCATAATCCTAGAAGACCTCAAAGAACCAGAGGAATCCCTGAAATGCTACAAGAAAGCCCTCAAACTAAACCCGCAAAACAAAACACTATGGTACATGCAAGGAAAAACACTACAAAAACTCGGCAAACACAAAGAAGCACTAAAATGCTACGAAAAATCCCTGAAAATAGACCCAGAATACAAAAAAGCCAAAAAAGCCCTGAAAGAACTCACCATCCAAAAAAATCAACCATAA
- a CDS encoding 2-isopropylmalate synthase has product MQVRVLDTTLRDGEQTPGVSLTPEEKLRIALKIDDLGADIIEAGSAITSEGEREGIRRITSEGLNAEICSFSRAVRDDIDAALSCEVDSVHLVVPTSDLHLEHKLRKTREEVLEQAVDCTEYAVDHGLLVELSAEDSTRSDMEFLRRVFTEGIAAGAERICACDTVGMLTPERSYEFYGELSELGVPLSVHCHNDFGLAVANSLAGLRAGASEVHATINGIGERAGNAALEEVVVALKSLYDVDTNINIEMLYETSRMVARMTGVYLQPNKAIVGENAFAHESGIHADGVLKKAETYEPITPEMVGHRRRFVMGKHIGTHALRQRLDELGMKVDEDKLMKIFRRVKALGDMGKCVTDVDLQAIAEDVLGVMEDKVVDLEEVTIVSGNRVTPTASVKLRVDGNEVLEAGIGVGPVDAAIVAIKKSLEDFADITLEEYHVDAITGGTDALIDVVIKLRHGDRIISARSTQPDIIMASVEAFLSGVNRLLANEAAQNQKGG; this is encoded by the coding sequence TTGCAGGTTAGAGTACTTGACACCACACTGAGGGATGGAGAACAGACACCAGGGGTTTCCCTTACCCCGGAGGAGAAACTCAGAATAGCACTAAAAATCGATGATCTGGGGGCTGACATCATCGAGGCCGGCTCAGCAATCACATCAGAGGGTGAAAGAGAAGGTATCAGGAGAATCACATCAGAGGGTCTGAACGCTGAGATCTGCAGCTTTTCAAGGGCTGTCAGGGATGACATAGACGCCGCGCTCTCATGTGAAGTTGACAGTGTGCACCTGGTTGTGCCCACCTCTGACCTGCACCTTGAACACAAGCTAAGAAAAACAAGGGAGGAGGTCCTTGAACAGGCGGTGGACTGCACAGAGTACGCAGTTGACCATGGCCTCCTGGTTGAACTCTCAGCAGAGGACTCAACACGTAGCGACATGGAATTCCTCAGGAGGGTATTCACTGAGGGTATAGCTGCAGGGGCAGAGAGGATATGCGCCTGTGACACCGTGGGGATGCTCACACCTGAACGCTCCTATGAATTCTACGGTGAACTCTCAGAACTTGGGGTCCCGCTGAGTGTCCACTGCCACAACGACTTTGGACTGGCAGTTGCAAACTCCCTCGCCGGTTTAAGGGCAGGAGCATCCGAGGTCCACGCAACCATCAATGGCATAGGTGAACGTGCAGGTAACGCAGCCCTTGAGGAGGTTGTGGTTGCACTCAAATCACTCTATGATGTTGATACAAACATCAACATCGAGATGCTCTATGAGACCTCCAGAATGGTCGCAAGGATGACCGGGGTATACCTGCAGCCAAACAAGGCAATAGTCGGTGAAAACGCATTCGCCCATGAATCGGGGATACATGCAGATGGAGTCCTCAAGAAGGCGGAAACCTATGAACCAATAACACCTGAGATGGTTGGCCACAGGAGAAGGTTCGTCATGGGCAAACACATAGGGACCCATGCCCTCAGACAGAGGCTTGATGAGCTTGGAATGAAGGTCGATGAGGATAAGCTGATGAAGATATTCAGGAGGGTCAAGGCACTGGGGGATATGGGTAAATGTGTCACCGACGTGGACCTCCAGGCCATAGCAGAGGATGTTCTCGGGGTCATGGAGGACAAGGTTGTGGACCTTGAGGAGGTCACCATAGTCTCAGGTAACCGGGTGACACCCACAGCATCGGTCAAACTTAGGGTGGATGGTAATGAGGTCCTTGAGGCAGGTATAGGGGTTGGTCCGGTGGATGCTGCCATAGTTGCCATAAAGAAGAGCCTTGAGGACTTTGCAGATATCACCCTTGAGGAGTACCATGTGGACGCCATAACAGGGGGTACAGATGCCCTCATCGATGTTGTTATAAAGCTGAGGCACGGTGACAGGATAATAAGTGCCAGGAGCACCCAGCCTGACATCATCATGGCCAGTGTGGAGGCCTTCCTCAGCGGTGTTAACAGGCTGCTGGCAAATGAGGCAGCTCAGAATCAGAAGGGTGGTTAG
- a CDS encoding GMP synthase subunit A yields the protein MILIINNHGQYNHRIHRTLRYLQIPSSLVPNTTPLDEIISMEPDGLILGGGPSLEMAGNCVEYIQKLDIPILGICLGHQLIAMAYGGEVATAEAESYAQIELEILDEDDIFRGLGPRMSVWASHKDEVKRLPEDFNVLATSSICEVEAMKHHERPVYGIQFHPEVHHTQDGHRVFENFHEVCENLQ from the coding sequence ATGATACTCATCATCAATAATCACGGCCAGTACAACCACAGAATACACAGGACACTCCGGTATCTCCAGATACCATCCAGTCTCGTGCCCAACACAACACCGCTGGATGAGATCATCTCAATGGAACCAGATGGCCTCATACTCGGTGGCGGCCCATCACTTGAGATGGCAGGTAACTGTGTTGAGTACATCCAGAAACTCGATATTCCGATACTGGGTATCTGCCTGGGCCACCAGCTCATAGCCATGGCCTACGGTGGGGAGGTTGCAACCGCCGAGGCAGAGAGCTACGCCCAGATAGAACTGGAGATACTGGACGAGGATGACATCTTCAGGGGCCTCGGCCCCAGGATGAGCGTATGGGCCTCCCACAAGGATGAGGTTAAGAGGCTCCCCGAGGACTTCAATGTTCTTGCAACCTCAAGCATATGTGAGGTGGAGGCCATGAAACACCATGAAAGGCCAGTATACGGTATACAGTTCCACCCTGAGGTACACCATACACAGGATGGTCACCGGGTCTTCGAAAACTTCCATGAGGTCTGTGAAAACCTCCAATAG
- the cgi121 gene encoding KEOPS complex subunit Cgi121, whose amino-acid sequence MNIDIRGYRGTIEDLDELLNEIRGFPCTLQLVDARAVAGSDHALHGALHALRAFERGQNISSDPGIEICLRIAGIRQISRALELLGVRKGEMEICAILVDCETDVQEFLDSRFQRDDRVLEPDEDYLRSLYGLGEEVKTVGVENALIERTTMLQVL is encoded by the coding sequence GTGAATATAGATATCAGGGGATACCGTGGAACCATTGAAGACCTGGATGAACTCCTGAATGAGATAAGAGGGTTCCCATGCACACTCCAGCTTGTTGATGCCAGGGCCGTTGCAGGGAGTGACCATGCACTCCATGGTGCACTCCACGCCCTCAGGGCCTTTGAGAGGGGTCAGAATATTTCCAGCGACCCTGGAATTGAGATATGCCTACGTATTGCAGGTATCAGGCAGATAAGCCGGGCCCTTGAACTTTTAGGTGTCAGGAAGGGTGAAATGGAGATCTGCGCGATCCTTGTGGACTGCGAGACTGATGTCCAGGAATTCCTTGATTCCCGGTTCCAGAGGGATGACAGGGTCCTTGAACCAGATGAGGATTATCTCAGAAGCCTCTATGGTCTTGGGGAGGAGGTAAAAACAGTTGGAGTTGAGAATGCACTCATAGAGAGGACGACGATGCTCCAGGTTTTATAG
- a CDS encoding DegT/DnrJ/EryC1/StrS family aminotransferase yields the protein MNSETPAEMMEDLEPLRLRFREPSPETKRAICKAALYREIPDPEKKIRRITGHRYARLLSSGNAAILLTVSRLDGPILVPDQGGWRGFKRIPEILGREVFTVKTEMGIIDPEVLESRLEDTGARAVFVTSFAGYTAEQPIAELSDICRSHDAILVEDASGSVSDPLERLCNGKKSHIIIASTGSPKTVNAGGGGFISTSIPEFVQQDMLLSALKADPYVRAAVAAELDVARRNLTETLRACSYLKEKLEGAFHPEKRGINVIIPSSTPREDVKTLRKLITADGRSIFTACPSPDRILESAVAVEVKNLDVGCLTHENLERMAEIISSVI from the coding sequence ATGAATTCAGAAACCCCAGCAGAGATGATGGAGGATCTTGAACCCCTTAGACTCAGATTCAGAGAACCATCACCTGAAACAAAAAGAGCCATCTGCAAAGCCGCACTCTACAGGGAAATACCAGACCCTGAAAAGAAAATCAGGAGGATCACAGGACACAGATACGCAAGACTCCTCAGCAGCGGGAATGCCGCAATCCTCCTCACTGTATCCCGGCTCGATGGTCCCATCCTCGTGCCTGACCAGGGCGGATGGCGGGGCTTTAAGAGGATACCTGAGATCCTTGGCAGGGAGGTTTTCACGGTCAAGACAGAGATGGGAATCATTGACCCTGAAGTCCTGGAATCACGTCTTGAAGATACAGGGGCCAGGGCAGTTTTTGTCACAAGCTTCGCCGGTTATACAGCGGAGCAACCCATCGCAGAACTCTCAGATATCTGCAGATCCCATGATGCAATCCTGGTTGAGGACGCATCCGGGAGCGTCTCTGACCCCCTTGAAAGGTTATGCAATGGTAAAAAAAGTCACATTATAATTGCATCCACTGGCTCTCCAAAAACCGTTAACGCGGGTGGTGGCGGGTTCATCTCAACCTCCATTCCAGAGTTTGTGCAGCAGGACATGCTACTATCCGCCCTCAAGGCGGATCCATATGTGAGGGCTGCCGTTGCCGCCGAACTTGATGTCGCCAGGAGGAACCTCACAGAGACCCTCAGGGCATGCAGTTACCTCAAAGAAAAACTTGAGGGGGCATTCCACCCTGAAAAAAGAGGTATAAATGTTATAATCCCATCCAGCACCCCCAGGGAGGATGTTAAAACTCTGAGAAAACTTATAACAGCAGATGGCAGGAGCATATTCACAGCATGCCCCTCACCTGACAGGATACTTGAGAGTGCAGTTGCAGTGGAGGTTAAGAACCTGGATGTGGGATGCCTCACCCATGAGAACCTTGAGAGGATGGCGGAGATCATCTCCTCTGTTATATGA
- a CDS encoding TIGR01177 family methyltransferase, which yields MEIMVILSQEHPELPSAELKSVLRSEGIEFSLIEDGRGYVILDAPSSTWKILKGRLAYAHEICRVMGYSTTGGIEGTAEKIDWKSHIKGSFAVRIKKLRGEVDARELERGLGAIIKNKTGARVDLENPWTLVRPVLIDDRFILTLRLAEISKDHFNKARPHRRPFFYPGSMSPKLARCMVNLAGVRSGDRLLDPFCGTGGILIEAGLMDVRVMGADIDWRMVEGTRKNLQHYGITDFEVIRSDARDLRLEGGVDAIVTDPPYGISASTAGERSEKLYREFLNSAYSNLKEDGVICMAAPHYIDLEGLIDDRFTVREKYSMRMHRSLTRIIRVIETV from the coding sequence ATGGAAATAATGGTCATACTCTCACAGGAACACCCTGAACTCCCCTCTGCTGAACTCAAATCTGTTCTGAGGTCAGAGGGTATAGAATTCAGTTTAATTGAGGATGGAAGGGGATATGTGATTCTGGATGCTCCATCATCAACATGGAAAATCCTTAAGGGGAGGCTTGCATACGCCCATGAAATCTGCAGGGTCATGGGATACTCCACCACCGGTGGGATTGAAGGGACAGCAGAGAAAATAGACTGGAAGAGTCATATTAAGGGCAGTTTTGCGGTAAGGATAAAGAAGCTCAGGGGTGAGGTTGACGCCAGGGAACTTGAGAGAGGTCTTGGGGCCATCATAAAAAATAAGACAGGAGCAAGGGTTGATCTTGAGAATCCCTGGACCCTTGTAAGGCCGGTACTCATTGACGACAGATTCATCCTCACACTGCGCCTTGCAGAGATAAGTAAGGATCACTTCAACAAGGCCAGACCACACAGAAGACCATTCTTCTATCCGGGCTCGATGAGTCCGAAACTTGCAAGGTGTATGGTGAACCTCGCAGGTGTGAGGTCCGGTGACAGACTCCTAGACCCATTCTGCGGTACAGGGGGGATACTCATAGAGGCAGGCCTCATGGATGTGAGGGTGATGGGTGCGGATATAGACTGGAGGATGGTTGAGGGCACACGGAAAAACCTTCAGCACTATGGTATAACTGATTTTGAGGTTATAAGATCCGATGCCAGGGATCTGAGGCTTGAGGGAGGGGTGGATGCAATAGTGACAGACCCCCCATATGGAATATCAGCATCAACTGCAGGTGAGAGGAGCGAGAAACTCTACAGGGAGTTCCTGAACTCAGCATACTCAAATCTTAAAGAGGATGGTGTGATATGCATGGCAGCACCCCACTACATTGACCTTGAGGGACTCATCGATGATAGGTTCACAGTAAGAGAAAAATACTCCATGAGGATGCACAGGAGCCTCACAAGGATTATAAGGGTTATTGAAACCGTGTAA
- a CDS encoding restriction endonuclease, translated as MAVPDFQDIMLPILRLAAEGEQSLNGSIEKLAEEFQLSQDDLNELMPSGSPKFKGRVSWAKTYLKKAGLLESRKRGFFNITERGLEILKGDPHAIDVDFLMQFPEFAEFRGGSGKPRKTRKKLQKRTNSSRERLTPEERLERAYDELRKGLAAEILDMVRNSSPEFFERLVVDLLVRMGYGGSREDAGSAIGRQGDGGVDGIIKEDRLGLEVIYIQAKRWNSSVSRPEIQKFAGALQGKRAAKGIFITTSNFTEGAREYVSKIDSRIVLVDGMQMANYMIEHGVGVTEVASYSVKKIDNDYFSE; from the coding sequence ATGGCGGTCCCTGATTTTCAGGATATAATGTTACCCATCCTGAGGCTGGCAGCTGAGGGAGAGCAGAGTTTAAATGGGTCCATAGAAAAACTTGCAGAGGAGTTCCAGTTATCCCAGGACGATTTAAACGAACTTATGCCGAGTGGCTCGCCAAAATTCAAAGGCAGGGTTTCATGGGCCAAGACATACCTCAAGAAGGCGGGTCTTCTTGAATCAAGGAAAAGGGGATTTTTTAATATCACAGAGCGCGGATTGGAGATTCTTAAGGGGGATCCGCATGCCATTGACGTTGATTTTCTGATGCAGTTCCCTGAATTTGCAGAGTTTCGTGGGGGATCAGGGAAACCAAGGAAGACCCGTAAAAAGCTTCAAAAAAGGACCAATTCGAGTAGGGAGAGGCTCACCCCTGAGGAGAGACTTGAAAGGGCCTATGATGAACTCAGGAAGGGCCTCGCAGCCGAAATCCTGGATATGGTCAGGAACAGCTCACCTGAATTCTTTGAACGACTTGTTGTGGATCTACTTGTGAGGATGGGTTATGGAGGATCCAGGGAGGATGCAGGGAGTGCCATTGGCAGGCAGGGGGACGGTGGAGTCGACGGAATAATAAAGGAGGACAGACTGGGACTTGAGGTTATCTACATACAGGCTAAAAGGTGGAACAGTTCAGTGTCCCGTCCCGAGATCCAGAAATTTGCGGGTGCACTGCAGGGTAAGAGGGCAGCGAAGGGCATATTCATAACCACATCGAATTTTACGGAAGGTGCAAGAGAATACGTTTCCAAAATTGATAGCAGGATAGTGCTTGTTGATGGGATGCAGATGGCGAACTATATGATTGAACATGGTGTGGGTGTAACTGAGGTGGCCTCCTATTCTGTTAAAAAGATTGATAATGATTATTTTTCTGAATGA
- a CDS encoding Nre family DNA repair protein: MIRSKYAFLKRLTRDLKMRSVEVGEEFEGATPPSVFIGSWNYPRVYAGPMIAPIQGEVEIFDSPERWIPESKTQEEIIDYRLNLIRGKQLVGVRDLDNHLVEKLQEISLSSGAIESEAQFRRKPRGLFFSEEQTPHGPSAVLENFEIENVKWDRELERAHYDTDLRADEAIVELHRKGTPFSAIQKALSVGALGDARKRRLVPTRWSITACDSTLADHFHRRVLEYDILDIYRVHEFESLKNRYLILLTPSEWQYEWMEAFIKRDGRAMIFSDHETLKGKREYSRVGGCYYSARMAVLEALDREEKQAGAIILREAYPGYVPLGVFNVRENVKNAMNVRPHEFNGLKEALEFMDSKLKLGLDAFRRRSNLLRDISSSRQTTLDSFFR; the protein is encoded by the coding sequence ATGATACGGTCAAAGTACGCCTTCCTCAAGAGGCTCACCAGGGACCTCAAAATGAGGTCCGTGGAGGTGGGAGAGGAGTTTGAGGGGGCCACACCCCCATCGGTATTCATAGGGAGCTGGAACTACCCCAGGGTCTACGCTGGACCCATGATAGCACCCATCCAGGGTGAGGTCGAGATATTTGACTCCCCTGAGAGATGGATACCCGAGAGTAAAACACAGGAGGAAATCATAGACTACCGCCTCAACCTCATAAGGGGCAAGCAGCTAGTGGGAGTCAGGGACCTTGATAACCATCTCGTGGAGAAGCTCCAGGAAATATCCCTCTCATCAGGGGCCATTGAAAGCGAGGCCCAGTTCAGGAGAAAACCAAGAGGCCTGTTTTTCAGTGAGGAGCAGACACCCCACGGCCCCAGCGCAGTCCTTGAAAACTTTGAGATAGAGAACGTCAAATGGGACCGTGAACTTGAAAGGGCCCACTACGACACCGACCTCAGGGCAGATGAGGCAATAGTGGAACTCCACAGAAAGGGAACCCCATTCTCTGCCATCCAGAAGGCCCTCTCGGTGGGTGCACTTGGTGATGCCAGGAAAAGGAGGCTTGTCCCCACAAGGTGGTCAATAACAGCCTGCGACAGCACCCTGGCGGACCACTTCCACAGGAGGGTTCTTGAATATGATATCCTGGACATCTACAGGGTCCATGAATTTGAAAGCCTCAAAAACAGATACCTCATACTCCTCACACCCTCAGAGTGGCAGTATGAATGGATGGAGGCCTTTATAAAGCGTGACGGGCGTGCAATGATATTCTCAGACCATGAAACACTGAAGGGTAAGAGGGAGTACTCAAGGGTTGGTGGCTGCTACTACAGCGCCAGGATGGCTGTCCTTGAGGCCCTTGACAGGGAAGAGAAACAGGCAGGTGCAATCATACTCAGGGAGGCCTACCCGGGCTATGTGCCCCTGGGTGTCTTCAACGTCAGGGAGAACGTTAAAAACGCCATGAATGTAAGGCCACATGAGTTCAACGGCCTTAAAGAGGCCCTTGAATTCATGGACAGCAAACTTAAACTTGGACTTGATGCATTCAGAAGGAGGAGTAACCTGCTGCGGGACATCAGTTCTTCAAGGCAGACAACCCTGGACTCCTTCTTCAGGTGA
- the msrB gene encoding peptide-methionine (R)-S-oxide reductase MsrB → MSEKIPIFSAAGGNVEMVEKIELTVEEWREILEPEAFRVARCGGTEPPFTGEYHDFHGDGIYRCVCCGTDLFDSETKFDSGTGWPSFYDTISEYNVELREDRSLGMVRCEVLCARCGAHLGHVFDDGPLPTGKRYCMNSAALKFIPRSQIR, encoded by the coding sequence ATGAGTGAAAAAATACCCATATTCTCCGCTGCAGGTGGAAATGTTGAGATGGTTGAAAAGATCGAATTAACCGTTGAGGAGTGGCGGGAGATACTCGAACCCGAGGCCTTCCGTGTTGCAAGGTGCGGAGGCACAGAACCTCCATTCACAGGCGAATACCATGACTTCCATGGTGACGGTATATACCGCTGCGTATGCTGCGGCACAGACCTTTTTGACTCAGAAACCAAATTTGATTCAGGCACAGGATGGCCAAGCTTCTATGACACCATATCAGAGTACAATGTGGAACTCAGGGAGGACCGGAGCCTTGGAATGGTGCGCTGTGAGGTCCTCTGTGCGAGGTGCGGCGCCCATCTTGGCCATGTATTCGATGACGGCCCCCTGCCAACAGGTAAGAGGTACTGTATGAACTCAGCGGCACTTAAATTCATCCCAAGGAGCCAGATACGCTGA